From the Drechmeria coniospora strain ARSEF 6962 chromosome 02, whole genome shotgun sequence genome, the window TCAACCGTTTTACGAGTTGCCCTCTACGCGTCTCCCCCCGAACGTGCCAGAGCGCAACAAGGTCACCGGCCTAAGTTTACTTCTTTTCCTTACTCAAGGTCGTTATGGCGAGTTCCACTCAGAGCTCGAGAGCCTCGCCTACAGAGATGGGGGCGGCAGTTGTGATGTTGAGGGGGATCGATATCTCGGATACCCGATCAGGCTCGAGAGATGGCTGATGGAAGGAAGCTACGATCGCGTCTGGAGGGCAATGAAGAGCAGCGAAGTGCCATGTGACGAATACAGCGTGTTCTCGGAGGTAAGCGACACCCAAGTCTTGTGGTCCGCTCTGTCAGTCATACCGACTAACGCTGGCTTCTTACTCGCCAGATCTTGAAAAACCAGATTCGATCCGAGATAGCCAGCAGCAGTGAGCGTGCTTATCCCTGTCTCCCAATCAGCTCTACAAAATCCCTTCTGTTCCTTGATTCGGAAGGGGATGTCATCCATTTTGCCCATCGTCGTGGCTGGGCTGTGAAGGATGGCCATATATTCTTTCCAAACGTCGCAGACGCCAGTGAAGTGGGTGTACAGAGCAAAGATGTGAGTCAGATGATGATAGAGAACACCCTGGGCTATGCGCGTGAGCTCGAGACAATTGTGTAGCGAGGAGGGGTAGTTGGCTCAATGTACCAAGCTGCGATCAATCATGTGCGGCTTTCTAGGCACGCATGCAACTTTAGTCCAGTGCAACTAGTCACTCAAAAAAAGGATAGATTTGCATTCTGCAGACGTGGAGAATAAACAATGTTACAATCCGATTCCGTCCCCTGACACCGCCACTGACGAAAACTTCCGCATCCGATAGTTTCCCACTATGCCAGTGGCAACAAGGTGAATGAATGCTGCTTGGTTCGATGGCTATAGCCTTCCGCATCATTCATTAGTCATCTTAAGCAAAAAGCTTCAGACCGCTGCCGTGCTTGCCAATCTCGCAAACCTCGCAAACCCGGCATACGGTGCCCTTGAACTTAGAGTGATATTTGGATCCGTCAAAGGCGCATTCTTCATAAGAGGTGCCACCATAGATGGGCGAGTGACTTGCAGCACAGACTTCAAACTCAGCAAACTGGTCAAACTCGATGTCAATGGCATCATTGGGATTCCTCTCGCATTGAGACTTCGTCTTTTTGGCCTGAATCAAACTCTGTTAACGAGATGCATCGTAGACAAGCTTTCAAAACGTCAACTTACATTCTCAAGTATCTTGCTCGATCCGCCGTTAGCAATGATACGATTGGCGAAGCCCAGTGCCGAGTTGTAGTTTTTGTTCCTTGTCGCTAACTGCATGGCACTCAGCAACGCCAGTTGACGGTGCGGGACCTCGATCTTGGGAATGGTGAAGTATGCTGACAGTTCTAGACTTCTCTTGAGCTTGTGTGGATCTTGCACCACAACATCAGGGGCCCCGAGCTTTCGTCGGGCGAGCTCGATAGACATAGCCACGGTGTACTCGCTTGCTGACGTGATGAGCTTCCTCGCCTCAGCTACCTCACTCTCGCTTGACACGGCATTGATGAGGATTGTATGCAAAATGCCCTTGAAAAGCTTAATGCCATCATCAAGCTTGTTTGCCTTCATGGCGTCGTAACCGTGTTGCAAATTTCTAGTGGCGAGGTACTCCAGATCCCGTGGTACGATGGGCAGAACTTGCCGGAGATCTGTCTCATCAACTGTGCGGCGAACATAGTTGACAAGAGGCGGTAACCCCGATGAGGCAGGTAGAAACGTCTTGGACGCTTGGTAGACCTCCAAAAACCTGAGCTTAAGGGGGGCAAAGTTGACAGCGCCGACTTGTCGGTTCAAGAGCTGCATGGCAGTTTCGAATGAACCGCCTGCAATGTGATCCACGGCCAGAGGGGTGTTGCGTGCCCAAAGATCAGCTTCACTGCTGCCAGCACCGCCAGCATCAGCACTGTCAACATTGACGAAGTCGTTATCGGCTTCGGGCACGTCGTCATCACCCATGTCCCAGCCTGCGACatcttcatcatcgtcgtcggctagAGCACCATTACGCTTCGCCGTAGTGTCAGCTTCTAGATCCTCCAAGCCTGTTCCATCAGTGGCAACTGGTTGGTCACCAAGGGCCAAGCCTTCCACCTGCCCAAGAAGTGCCTTCTCAAAGAAGGACTGGGACGAAGACTTGGTGGGCCAGTTGCACTTGAAGGTTGGAACAACAGGCTTCGGTGGCATCAGTGGTTCTCCCAATGCCGGCATTGTGAGCTGATCCTCGGTGAGGCCGGTGGCTTCCAGTACGCCCTGGCATTCCTCATCCAAGCCATGAAACTTGGCCGTCATGTATGCAAGTGGGTCTTCCTAGATGTCAGTAGAAATTCAATGAGAAGGAAATGCACTGTGGGACACATACAAAGGTCAATCTCTTTAAACATCTGAATGCGATCTTCGACTTCGCCAAGGTAAAGAGCGTTGTGGAAGCGGGAAGAGAAGTCACCGCGATGCTCAGCGATTTTGGCCATTTTGGCCAGCTTCGAGTGTTCACCGATTGCGAGATATAAGAAGGAAAGCTTGTCAAACTGTTTCAGCTTCTGGTAGCACATCTCCACGATTTGGTGATTGCCATGAGCCAATGCCTCAGCACCTAGTCGTGTCCAAAAATTGGGTTTGTCAAGCTCTTTtgccatctcgacggcgacttCGAGGTTGCCACATTCGATGGCCAGGTCAAACCGGGTGGTTGGGTCTTGCACAAACTGTAGAGCGATTTCTGGATAGCCCTTCTTTTGTAAGTAGGAAATGATTGACTGCCCCACGAGACTTGAAGTTCGGATAATATGAAGCATTTCCTCGTAGTTTCTCTTCACAAGCGCGAGTTTGAATCGGTACTCGGTAGGATCGATTTGCAAAATTCGTGGCTTCGCTGCTCGGTCGAGACAGTAGACATTGCGACCCTTGACCCGCACCAGGTAAACCGTCTGGTCTAGAGTTCGGACAATACCGTTGTCGCCATTCAGGAGCGTGTACTTGACATGATTTAGTGTCGAGTACAAAAGAACGCCCGCATCGTCCCACGCAGCGCTCTTGATGCGAATGGTCTCGTGAAGAGTGCTGACTTGCTCCAGTGACTTCGTCACAATCGTCACGTTGTGCTTGCTGAGGAGAACAGCGTATAAACCGTCGTTGGACCATACAACATACTTGACGCCATTGACGGACAATTCAGATGTGGTCTTTTTCTGCTGAATGTCGTAGAGATGAACAGCGGTAGGAGTTATTATCAGCAGGTTACCGGTCCCACCAAAGTAAATGTCAGTCGTACCAGCTGGAGGCTTGAAGGAACGAGTGGTATTGTTAGACAGATCCTTGATGTCGATTGTCTGATTCGGAGCGTTAAGGACGGCAAAGCGGTTCCTAGCAACGAAGACAGCCGAACTTCCGGAGCCGCGCTTGGATTCAGTTGGTTCGATTGCCCCAGACCCATCCTTGGGGAGGCTCACAAGCTCATACGAGCCCCCATCCGCTGGCGTCGTAACAAGGACAGACCTCTCTGCTGGGTTGTACGACAAGGTGCGAGGAGCAATCCAGGCGCTGCCGAGCTTCTTCAGGGAAAGCAAAGTGGAACTTTCCGTGTTCTTCTGGAAATCGTAGGTTTTGACATGCTTCTCCTTGTTGATGTAAAAGAGGAGATTTTGATGCGTGGCACAGGCAGGGCGCTCTCGTTCAAGCTTGAAAACCATAACTCCGTTGTCGTGACCAGCCGCAAACAGGTTGATCTCAGGATGTGCTGCGATGACCCAGAAGCGGTCGTTTTCTCTCTTAAAGGACTGAACTGCAGTCCTCTTGTTCAGATCCCACACTCTGATGGTCTTGTCCTCACCAGCGGAGAGGATCAAATCTTGGTGCGGGTGGAACAGACAGCCTGACGCATTGTGAAAATGACCCCTGCAGGTGTCGACCTCCCACGCTTTGGTCTCGCTCATCCTCCAGAGTTTAATGAGGCGATCATCACCCGCGGACACGATTAGCGGCATGGTAGGGTGGAAAGCAACCCAGTTGACACCACGGTCATGGCCCTCGAGGACAAACTTGACAACGGCGTCTGTGTTGCCGAACATGTCAGCCTGATTCTGGTTGGCATGTGCCATCTGATCCTCGAAACCTAtcgacgtcggtgccgagTGTTTCTTCCGAAGGCCCGAGATGTCCCAGACGCGGACAGACTGGTCGAGTGATGCAGAGACAACGAGATCTTCTTTCGGGTGAAATTGGGCGCACATTGCGTAGTGGTTGTGACCCGTCATAGTGCAGACTTTGGAGAGAGCTTGTTAGTGGTCCTGCTTTGTTGGATAACACTACGTGTTGATTGAGGCGCGCGCAAGGGAGGGGGTGTGATGGGAGGTCGTACTCAGGGATCGATTCTGCCAGTTCCAAATCCGGATGGTCTGATCGTCGGATGACGAGAGAATCCATGGCAACTCATGGTGAAAAAACACGGTTCGAACGTAATCGAGGTGCCCATTGAGGGTGAATAGACAGCGCCGTGACTGATACGACCAGACTTTAATCTTGTAATCATCACCGCCAGAGACGAAGAGCGGCTGCGTTTTGTGGAAGTCGACGCCTCGAACTGGTCCGTCGTGCTCCTCGAACCTATCAATCAGCGTGCCCATGCGATAGTCCCAGAGCTGAATAGTGGACGAATGAAGGGACACGAGAATCCATGGCCTGCGAAGCGGGTTAGTTGTCGGCGCCAGCTATAGTGAGCGATACGAACACGTGGCCAGGTTACCTCTTGGGGTGAAACGCGATGCCTTTGGCTCTCGATGACTTTGATTCAAACTATTGCTCATCGTCAGCTTGCTGGCTATACAGGGCTTGCAATAGCACAACCTTAGTCAACATTCCCGGGGAGGATTGCATCTTGGCTGGGAGGTGAAGCCACAGCTTCAACCGTGGGATTGGTGGCCGGCAACAGGTTGGCAGGCGCAGCGGGAGAGAATTCCTGCACAGCTTCGAGCTGTCGTGGTCGTCACAAGCTGACCAGGAAGTAGGTCAAGGTCAAGGTCAAGGTCAAAAGGAATTGGGGTGAAGAGAGGctggagggagggagggatgATGATGGTTGGTGGTGGAATTGTGTTGGTACCTCGGACGGAGTAATGCAATTGAGCAAAGTGTCCATCCTCAGCAGTGGCTCTCGCCTTTCGCAACATTGTTTAGCCGGCCGTGGAGCTGCTTAAACcaacttgtactgtactccgtactccgtactccgtacagtacggagtattaagtAGTCGTTACACCGCCTCGCCCGCACCTATCCCAGTAACAATTACCgagtacctacggagtacggagtacggagtacagttctccatacggagtacttgtacaagtatcaCTGTATCTGCACTAGTCGGTATGgagacggagtacttatatgAACGTACTTAGGCACAataagtgcggagtacagagtaataattacttaagtactccgtgcagtatggagtactctgtacatatACATGCGTGACACGCGCATGTAAGTTCTCTGTACTCCAACTCCgtcgtacttactccgttcctgtacatgtaagcatgtacttacatacagtacggagtacaccctGCTGCACAGCTCCCAGCCGCCTCGTGCTTCGGGGATAGACATTTTCCAAAAGCCGCTAGACCAAATTTGTACAGCTCTTCTTGCGACGGTGTTCAGTAATATGGTCGCAACTCATGTCCCGGTTGGGCTACGTAAATAAGTATGTCTTGACCTTGAcgaaagtacaagtatgtaagtacttaagcacttgGCTGGCAGGTACGCAGTGACGACGCTGCAAGTTAAGATCTATCTCCTGCCTAGATATTCGACCTGGATCTGTCCACGGAAACGGGGCGTGAATTTGGTCAGGGCATCGAGCTCGAAATCGTCGAATAGCTAGCTGTACGATTGCCTCTCCGATTGCCTTGATTTCGCTCAGCTCTTGGTTTGTCAAAGTCCTACCGGTCCTCCTCATTTGCTCGCCCTGGCACTTAACCATAGTCAACTCGCGAACGCCTCGTGTGTGTCAGTCATGAAATGCCTTTCAACCCTGCCATGGGGCCTCTCAATGGCCCTCGCCGCATCGTTGCAGGTCTCAGCCTCTCCATCTGTCAACGTTGGCATGAGAGCCGCCTTCATGGATGCGCCGTACCTTCTTGAACTTCTGTAAGGAATCAAAAATGGTGCTCTTCACCGCGATGAGCTCGTGCATTTTTTTTAACTTTGGGACAGTGAAACTGCAGCTGGAGAAAATTCGACTGCTTATTTCCCCCTGCTCGACCGAATCGCGAACAACCACTTTGGTTCATTGACAACCGATGCTGACTTGTACAACGCATTCGTCGACGTGCTTCAGTTAGACGGCCATATAACCAATCCCGAGGCTCTATCCACGTTTAAATTTGCTTTGGCCTTGCGGTCAGCTGCGCCTAGAATTGAAGCCCATTATCAATACTACTCTACAGCGGTTGAACCAGTCGTTCAGGACCTGAGTTGTCAAGATTGGATCTTGTTCGAAGGGAAGCAATATTGTACCCCAACCATGGATACTGTTGCTCAAGAGGGCCTATTCAACTCGTATGCATGCAGAAATCATTCATCGTGTTTCAAATATGTGTCTGACCGTTTGCGCAGCCAGGTCAAAGCTCTACCATTTGATCGCGCGCTAGGAAATGGCAAGGAAGCAGTCTTGTTCACGGATCCTACCTCTCCAACCTTTGCGGAATTCCATAACATTCTTTCCAAGGCGGCTCGTGCATCGGCATTAACATACCGCGTGCGCTACCGCCGCAGTATGGCCAATAACTCCCAACCTCTGCCTGTCAGCGGATATGGGGTCGAGCTGACATTGAAAAGGACAGATTATATCGTGATCGATGACCGGGAAACCGGGAGTGATTCAGCGCAAGGGAATTTGGGGTCTGAGAAAGTGTTTAGTGATTTCGAGGAAGCTGCTGAACTTCGACCGCTGTCTACAACGGAACTGTCGACACTCGGCATGAAGACGGCTTCGTTCATCCGGGGGAGCAATGACCCATTTGACACCCTGCTTAAGCTTACCCAAGACTTTCCAAGGTTCGCCGCATCTATCGCCGCACAGAATGTCTCCAAAGAGTTCGCCAATGAGTATGAGGAAAACCTGGGTCTGATGATGCAGGGCACCAATGTCTTGTGGTTGAATGGCGTTCAACTTATCGATCGACAAATTGAACCATTTTCTTTAATAGAGTTGCTCCGTCGCGAGAGGAACCTCATTAGTGGCATTAaggagctcggcctcgatgggAGTCAAGCTGTGACCCTTCTTGGGCAAGCCGTTTCCTCGGTCCAGGGAGGAGTTGAAGTACAGAGATATGATTGGACTGACCGACCCGAGGATGGAAGAGTCATATTATGGCTCAACGATCTCGAAAATGATGTCCGTTACAAGCAATATCCAAAAACTCTAATCTCGGTACGTGAACAACCCCCTTGGAGAAAAGAGAGAGCTCACTAATAGCCTGAGCAGCTTCTACAACGCACATACCCGGGTCAGATGCCGCCGATTGGCCGAGATGTTTTCAATATTGTTGTCCCCTCAGACTTCACAAATGCCGAGGACTTGGCGTTCGTGTCCCAGATCGTTCCCATAGTGGAGCGAGGAATACCAATTCGATTCGGTCTTGTGCCTCTAACACCAGCCCCTGGAGCTACCTCCCGCGCCAAAGTACTATATTATTTGAACGAACTCTACGGTCCACATGCTGTCATAAATTGCATTGAACAGTGGCGTGGAAAAGACAGCACTGACGCAGACGCGACGGTCCTGCACAATGTGGTGGCGGCTCAGGAGTCGCTTTCCAAGACCAAACCATTATCACTTGCGGAGCTTCTTAAGGCTGAATCTTATGCCGAACGGACAAAACTGGCCGCTCGTTGGGTAGAAAGATTAGATGCGGACACGCCAACCCGCCCTCTCTTTATCAATGGTATAGTGACTCCTCGAGACGAAAACTGGA encodes:
- a CDS encoding 26S proteasome non-ATPase regulatory subunit 8; translation: MPDNDLLTQVLSQLKHSPSMSWAEASKLLSIAKLALLKLNALTPKAEVSTDLLCLARETYEQGALFAIRARNPDAFTRYVQQLQPFYELPSTRLPPNVPERNKVTGLSLLLFLTQGRYGEFHSELESLAYRDGGGSCDVEGDRYLGYPIRLERWLMEGSYDRVWRAMKSSEVPCDEYSVFSEILKNQIRSEIASSSERAYPCLPISSTKSLLFLDSEGDVIHFAHRRGWAVKDGHIFFPNVADASEVGVQSKDVSQMMIENTLGYARELETIV
- a CDS encoding Coatomer subunit alpha, with the translated sequence MTGHNHYAMCAQFHPKEDLVVSASLDQSVRVWDISGLRKKHSAPTSIGFEDQMAHANQNQADMFGNTDAVVKFVLEGHDRGVNWVAFHPTMPLIVSAGDDRLIKLWRMSETKAWEVDTCRGHFHNASGCLFHPHQDLILSAGEDKTIRVWDLNKRTAVQSFKRENDRFWVIAAHPEINLFAAGHDNGVMVFKLERERPACATHQNLLFYINKEKHVKTYDFQKNTESSTLLSLKKLGSAWIAPRTLSYNPAERSVLVTTPADGGSYELVSLPKDGSGAIEPTESKRGSGSSAVFVARNRFAVLNAPNQTIDIKDLSNNTTRSFKPPAGTTDIYFGGTGNLLIITPTAVHLYDIQQKKTTSELSVNGVKYVVWSNDGLYAVLLSKHNVTIVTKSLEQVSTLHETIRIKSAAWDDAGVLLYSTLNHVKYTLLNGDNGIVRTLDQTVYLVRVKGRNVYCLDRAAKPRILQIDPTEYRFKLALVKRNYEEMLHIIRTSSLVGQSIISYLQKKGYPEIALQFVQDPTTRFDLAIECGNLEVAVEMAKELDKPNFWTRLGAEALAHGNHQIVEMCYQKLKQFDKLSFLYLAIGEHSKLAKMAKIAEHRGDFSSRFHNALYLGEVEDRIQMFKEIDLYPLAYMTAKFHGLDEECQGVLEATGLTEDQLTMPALGEPLMPPKPVVPTFKCNWPTKSSSQSFFEKALLGQVEGLALGDQPVATDGTGLEDLEADTTAKRNGALADDDDEDVAGWDMGDDDVPEADNDFVNVDSADAGGAGSSEADLWARNTPLAVDHIAGGSFETAMQLLNRQVGAVNFAPLKLRFLEVYQASKTFLPASSGLPPLVNYVRRTVDETDLRQVLPIVPRDLEYLATRNLQHGYDAMKANKLDDGIKLFKGILHTILINAVSSESEVAEARKLITSASEYTVAMSIELARRKLGAPDVVVQDPHKLKRSLELSAYFTIPKIEVPHRQLALLSAMQLATRNKNYNSALGFANRIIANGGSSKILENAKKTKSQCERNPNDAIDIEFDQFAEFEVCAASHSPIYGGTSYEECAFDGSKYHSKFKGTVCRVCEVCEIGKHGSGLKLFA